ACTTTGGCAGCCATTCATGACAAAATGAATTGATTGCATTAAAAGCGCCAAAGACAGGCGTTTTTTTACTATCATAAAACATATGAATAAAATAATTCTCGCAAGCAAAAACGCTGGTAAGACAGAAGAAATTCAATCTTTGCTGGGAGATCAATTTCAAATTGTTGATCTCAACCATTTGAACAAAGTTCCTGAAATTAATGAAACTGGTCGCAGTTTCAAAGAAAATGCTCAAATCAAAGCACGTGCTGTAGCTCAAGCCTATCCGAATAATTTTGTCATGGCTGAAGATACGGGCTTGGTCATTGATGCTTTGGATGGCCGACCGGGTATCTACTCGGCCCGTTATGCTGGTGATCACGATGACAAAGCTAATATTCAAAAAGTGCTGACCGAATTAGAAGGCGTCCCAGCAGAAAAACGCACAGCTCATTTTACAACCGTGATCGTTTTAATCGGCTTGGCAAAAGAAATTGTTGCCCAAGGTCACAGTCAAGGCCTGATCTTAGATCATGAAGAAGGCAAAGATGGTTTTGGTTACGATCCGATTTTCTTCTCGACAGAGTTGCACAAGACTTTCGGCCAGGCCACGACAGCAGAAAAGAACACAGTTTCTCATCGCGCCAGAGCCTTAAAAGATTTAATTTCGCAAATTACAGCTTGATCGCGTAAACTATACTATTGTTATGACTGAAAAAATTCGTGTTAGATACGCTCCTAGTCCGACGGGGCACTTACATATTGGTAATGCTCGGACAGCGATTTTTAATTGGCTTTTTGCACGCCATTATCAAGGGCAATTTGTTATTCGTATTGAGGATACTGACTTAGCCCGCAATGTGGCCGGCGGAGAGAAAAGCCAGCTGGATAATCTGAAATGGTTAGGCGTTGATTGGGACGAAGGGCCGGACAAACCAAATCCGGAATATGCGCCTTATCGGCAGACCGAACGCGCTAAATTAGGCATTTATGACCGTTACATCCAGGAACTTTTGGATCAAGGCAAAGCCTATAAATCCTATAAGACTGAAGAGACTTTAAAGGCTGAACGAGAAGCACAAGCCGCTGCTCATCAGGCACCACATTATGTCTATGAATATGCAGGCATGGACGCTGACCAGATTAAAGCTGCTCAGGTAAAAGATGAAGCCGCCGGCTTAAAAGCCGTTGTCCGTTTTCGCGTGCCTGAAGATCACGACTACCAGTGGCAGGACATTGTTAAGGGCAAAGTCAAAATCAATTCCAAAGAGATCGGCGGCGATTGGGTTATTCAAAAAGCCGATGGCATGCCGACTTATAATTTTGCCGTTGTGATTGATGATCATTTGATGGAAATTACCCATGTTCTGCGCGGCGATGACCATGTCAGCAATACGCCTAAACAGCTGATGGTTTATGATGCTTTAGGCTGGCAAGCACCTAAGTTCGGTCACATGGCACTGATTATTAAAGCCGAGACGGGTAAAAAACTGTCCAAACGTGATGAAGATACGCTGCAGTTTATTGAACAATATCGTGAACTGGGTTATCTGCCGGAAGCCATGTTCAACTTCATCGGCCTGCTAGGTTGGTCGCCGGTTGGTGAAAATGAAATCTTCACACGCGAACAGTTTAAGGACATGTTTGACGAGACACGTTTTACAAAAGCCAATGCTAAATTTGATGCCAAAAAACTGGCTTGGGTCAATAACCAGTGGATGCGGGCTGAAAAAGACCGTGTCATGCCGCAATTGATCGCTGAATTGGTCAAAGCTGGATTGATCAGCCAACAAGAAGCGGATCAACAAGCCGATCATTTGGCCAAGATTATTGAAATTGCCGGCGTTGATGGGATTAAAGCCACGAGTGAAATTGCGCCTTTGGCCACTTATCCATTTTTCAAATTACACGGAATTTCAGACGAAGATAAAGCTGCCTGGCTGGATACCGAAGCAGGTAAACAAGTGACGTCCGCTTTTGCAAAGGCTGCTGCTGCATTAACCACTGGTGACTTCACAGCTGAAAATCTCATGAAACTAATTCGTCAATTACAAACTGACCTGGCGATTAAGGGCCGTCCCTTGTGGAATCCGATTCGCTTGATCACGACACACGAAGTGCAAGGACCGAATCTGCCGGAAATTCTGGCTGTGATGGGCCGGGATTGGACCTTGAAAAACATTCAGGAAACATTGGTCTAATTCATACCCTAAGGCAATATAATCCGATCTTGCAACTGTTCGTAATGGCTTACTTTATAATAGTTAAGAAGGAGGAATTATGCCAAAGTATTTTTACCGCACGATTGATGATTTAAACAATTTAATTAAGGAAAATTTGGCCAGACTGCAGTCTTATAATTTTGATT
The Oenococcus kitaharae DSM 17330 DNA segment above includes these coding regions:
- the rdgB gene encoding RdgB/HAM1 family non-canonical purine NTP pyrophosphatase is translated as MNKIILASKNAGKTEEIQSLLGDQFQIVDLNHLNKVPEINETGRSFKENAQIKARAVAQAYPNNFVMAEDTGLVIDALDGRPGIYSARYAGDHDDKANIQKVLTELEGVPAEKRTAHFTTVIVLIGLAKEIVAQGHSQGLILDHEEGKDGFGYDPIFFSTELHKTFGQATTAEKNTVSHRARALKDLISQITA
- the gltX gene encoding glutamate--tRNA ligase is translated as MTEKIRVRYAPSPTGHLHIGNARTAIFNWLFARHYQGQFVIRIEDTDLARNVAGGEKSQLDNLKWLGVDWDEGPDKPNPEYAPYRQTERAKLGIYDRYIQELLDQGKAYKSYKTEETLKAEREAQAAAHQAPHYVYEYAGMDADQIKAAQVKDEAAGLKAVVRFRVPEDHDYQWQDIVKGKVKINSKEIGGDWVIQKADGMPTYNFAVVIDDHLMEITHVLRGDDHVSNTPKQLMVYDALGWQAPKFGHMALIIKAETGKKLSKRDEDTLQFIEQYRELGYLPEAMFNFIGLLGWSPVGENEIFTREQFKDMFDETRFTKANAKFDAKKLAWVNNQWMRAEKDRVMPQLIAELVKAGLISQQEADQQADHLAKIIEIAGVDGIKATSEIAPLATYPFFKLHGISDEDKAAWLDTEAGKQVTSAFAKAAAALTTGDFTAENLMKLIRQLQTDLAIKGRPLWNPIRLITTHEVQGPNLPEILAVMGRDWTLKNIQETLV